A window of Halopelagius inordinatus genomic DNA:
TCGTCGCCGAGTTCCGCTTCGAGACGCGCTCTCAAAGCGGCGGTTCCGACGCCGCCGGACGGGACGGGGTCGTCGACGACGGCGTCGAGGACGGCCCGGAGCAGGGCGAACTCGCTCGCGGCCGACCGGGCGTCGACGTAGACGAACTCGACTGCGGGCGGCGACGTCGCTCTCGTGGTCGTGTGGATGACCGCCCGCCGGGGTGGCGTGCTCGCGGCGAAGTGATCGAAAACTGCGGAGACGACGGCCGACTTCCCGGCCCCCTTCGGGCCGTAGACGTAGGTGTCGGCCGGCAGTTCGCCGGTGAACACCGGGTCGAGACGGTCGAGCAGTCGTTCGAGCGTCGGCCCTCGCCCGGTCGGTTCGTCGGGGTGAACCGTCGGGTCGAGCGCCGAGAGGTCTCGAACCAGCCGGTTCGCGTCGGTTTCGCGTCGTCGCCGCCGTTCGATCCGCTCTCCTAATCGCATCTGTGGATCCGTGGTTCGTCTCTCGGTTCACCGGCCGGGGATAAAAATTCGACGCGTGCTCGTCTCTCGTCGATATCGCAGCTATCACCGTACACACCGCTCGAACCGCCGGTATTCGTCGATAGCCGTACGAGCGAGCGGCCGTCGAACTATCCAGATCGGACGACCGTTCGTAACTATTGCAATCGTTCAGTCACAATTCCGCGGATATCGAGTCGGTCGGTGAAGCAACCGTCGTCGAGAACCGTCGTAAACGGTGCAGAGGAGTCGGGGGTCGGTCCGAGAGCTCGTCGTCCGGATAGTTTACGGACGGGTCGGGCTGAGAGGTAAAATAAAGTAGGGGGAGACCAACCATCCGGGAGTGAGATGACCGAAACGCCGAGCGTCCTCGTCATCGGCGGGGGTTCGACCGGGTGCGGCATCGCGCGTGACCTCGCGATGCGCGGACTCGACGTCACCCTCGTCGAGAAGGGGAACCTGACCCACGGGACGACGGGTCGGATGCACGGCCTGCTCCACAGCGGCGGTCGGTACGCCGTCTCGGACCAGGCGTCAGCGAAAGAGTGCATCGAGGAGAACCGCGTCCTACGCCGAATCGCGAGCCACTGCGTCGAGATGACCGGGGGGCTGTTCGTCCAGCGACCGGAGGACGACGACGACTACTTCGAGAAGAAACTGGAGGGCTGTCGCGAGTGCGGCATTCCGGCCGAGGTGCTCTCGGCCGAGGAGGCCCGGGAGATGGAGCCGTACCTCGCAGAGGACGTAAAGCGAGCCATCCGCGTCCCCGACGGCGCGGTGGACCCGTTCCGCCTCTGCGTCGCAAACGCCGCAAGCGCGATAGAGCACGGCGCGCGAATCGAGACCCACTCCGAGGTGATAGACGTCCTCGTCGATGGCGGGGAAATCGTCGGCGTCGAAGTGGAACACCAGTCCGGGGAGGGACCGCACGTCCACGGCCAACCCGGAACGACAGAGGAGATTCACGCCGACTACGTCGTGAACGCGACTGGCGCGTGGGCCGGCCAAATCGGCGACCTGGCCGGCGTCGACGTGGAAGTCCGCCCCTCGAAGGGCGTCATGACCATCATGAACGTCCGGCAGGTGGACACCGTCGTCAACCGCTGTCGGCCGAAGGGCGACGCGGACATCGTCGTGCCGCACGAGACGACGTGCATCCTCGGAACGACCGACGAAGAGGTAGAAAACCCGGAGGACTACCCCGAAGAGGGGTGGGAGGTGGACATGATGATAGACACCCTCTCGGAGTTGGTTCCGGTGCTGTCGGAGTCCCGAACCATCCGTTCGTTCTGGGGCGTCCGACCGCTGTACGAACCGCCGGGGACGGGGACGACGGACTCGACGGACATCACGCGCGATTTCTTCCTCTTGGACCACGCCGACAGAGACGACCTGCCGGGGATGTCCTCCATCGTCGGCGGGAAGTTCACCACCTACCGCATGATGGCGGAGCAGATTTCCGACCACGTCTGCGGGAAACTCGGCGTCGACGCCGACTGCCGCACCGCCGAGGTTCCGCTTCCGGGCTCCGAGGACTTCACCGTCCTGGACGACTACATGGAGGAGTTCGGCATCCGGTCGCCCGTCGGGCGGCGGAGCACCCAGCGCCTCGGGTCGCGCGCCGACGAGGTGCTCGGCGGATGGGACGGTCCGAACCCCGTCGTCTGCGACTGCGAGGCGGTCACACGCGCGGAGATACAGGACGCCATCGACGCCTCGGGGACCGACCTCAACGCCGTCCGCATCCGCACCCGCGCTTCGATGGGCAACTGTCAGGGCGCGATGTGCTGTCACCGGATGGCGAACGAACTGTCCTCCGAGTACGACGAACTCGTCGTCCGCGACTCGTTCGATGACCTGTACCAAGAGCGCTGGAAGGGCGAACGGCACGCCCTCTGGGGCGAGCAGTTGTCCCAAGCGATGCTGAAGCACATGCTCCACGCGACGACGATGAACCGCGACGGCGACGCGGCGGCCAGAGAGGGGAGCGTCGACTTCGACGCGTTCGACGCCGGCCCCGACGTCGCCTCGGGCGGGGCGGGAGGCGGGCCGGACAGGGCTGCGACGGACGGCGGTCCCGACCGCGTCGGGAGCACGTCAGACCGGAGGTCCGACGGCGGAATCGAAGGAGAGACCGATGCCGATTCGTGAGGACGTCCTCGTCGTCGGCGGCGGACTCGCCGGGAGTTTCGCGGCACTCGCCGCCGCCGAATCCGGCGCGAGCGTCAGACTTCTCTCGCACAAAAAGAGCACGCTCCGGCAGGCGAGCGGACTGATAGACGTGCTCGGCTACGTGGACGGGGAGGGGCCGCACGCCGACCCGTTCGCGGCGATGGCCGAGTTGTCCGACGACCACCCGTACAGCGTCGTCGGCGAGGAGGCCGTCCGCGAGGGCCTGCGCCTCTTCGACGAGGCGGTGGGCGACGCCTACCGCGGCGGGCACACGGAGACGAACGCGCTCGTTCCGACCCACGGCGGGACGGTGAAACCGACGGCTCGCTACCCCGAGTCGGTCGCCCCCGGACTCGCCAGCATCGACGGGGACGCGCTCTTTGTCGGGTTCGAGTCGCTGACCGACTTCGAGGCGCCACTCGCCGCGGACCACGTCGCCGCGTCGGGCGTCCCCTTCAACGTCCGCGGCGCGACGCTTCGCTTCCCGATGGCGTTCCGCGCCGACGCAAAGGTGACTCGGTACGCCAGAGCCCTCGACAAGAACGAACGAGTCGACGGGACGGGCGTCCGTCGCGCCCTCGCGGAGGCGGTCAAAGAGGAACTCGACGGAGAGGCGCGCGTGGGGTTCCCGGCGATGCTCGGCGACGACCACGCCGAAGAGGTCAGACGCGACCTGTCGGACCGACTCGGTGCGGCGGTGTTCGAGATACCGACCGGGCCACCGAGTCTGCTCGGTCTCACGCTCGAAGACATCCTGTTCGACGCACTCGACGACGCTGGCGTCCGCATGTCGGTGGGCAACCCCGTCGTGGATTACGAGGCCACAGACGGCCGCGTAGACGTCGTCTACGTGGACCAAAAACACAAGCGCGTCCCCTACCACGCCGAGGAGTTCGTCCTCGCGACGGGGGGACTCGTCGGCAAGGGAATCCGGTCGAACCGCGAACGGGTCGAAGAACCCGTCTTCGGACTTCACGTTCCGCACCCCGACGACCGCTACGAGTGGTCCGAGTCGGCGGCGTTCGGCGACCACGCCTTCGCGCGGTTCGGCGTCGTCCCCGACGGCGAGATGCGACCGACGACCGAGAGAGGCGAACCGCAGTTCGAGAACCTCCGCGCGGCCGGCGGCGTCGTCGGCGGGGCGAACACCGCCCGCGAGAACTCCGCGAGCGGTGTCTCGCTCGCGACGGCGGCCGTCGCCGGTACCCGCGCGGGAGAGGAGGCACGTAGATGAGCGACGCAGAATCACCACTAGACGCAGACCTCGGACCGACAGAACAGGACGATTTCGAACCGGTGCAAGTGTTCGACGACGGGGCGGGGATGGACCTCAGACCCGGCGCGGACAACTGCTATAAATGCACGTCGTGCGACACCTCCTGCCCGGTGGCGGAGGTGAACGACGACTTCCCCGGGCCGAAGTTCCAAGGCCCAGAACAGTGGCGTCTCAAGCGCAAGAGCGACGAGGACATAGACGACTCCATCATGTCGTGTTCGAACTGCATGCGCTGTGACGACGCCTGTCCGTCGGGCGTCCCTCTCAGCCAGATGCACAACACCGCGCGCGGGGAGTACGTCGAAGAGCAGATGGACAAGCTCTCGACCGAGTACATCCGCAACCGCATCCTCTCGAACTACCGCACGTCGGCGGAGATAGCGTCGA
This region includes:
- the glpA gene encoding anaerobic glycerol-3-phosphate dehydrogenase subunit GlpA, which gives rise to MTETPSVLVIGGGSTGCGIARDLAMRGLDVTLVEKGNLTHGTTGRMHGLLHSGGRYAVSDQASAKECIEENRVLRRIASHCVEMTGGLFVQRPEDDDDYFEKKLEGCRECGIPAEVLSAEEAREMEPYLAEDVKRAIRVPDGAVDPFRLCVANAASAIEHGARIETHSEVIDVLVDGGEIVGVEVEHQSGEGPHVHGQPGTTEEIHADYVVNATGAWAGQIGDLAGVDVEVRPSKGVMTIMNVRQVDTVVNRCRPKGDADIVVPHETTCILGTTDEEVENPEDYPEEGWEVDMMIDTLSELVPVLSESRTIRSFWGVRPLYEPPGTGTTDSTDITRDFFLLDHADRDDLPGMSSIVGGKFTTYRMMAEQISDHVCGKLGVDADCRTAEVPLPGSEDFTVLDDYMEEFGIRSPVGRRSTQRLGSRADEVLGGWDGPNPVVCDCEAVTRAEIQDAIDASGTDLNAVRIRTRASMGNCQGAMCCHRMANELSSEYDELVVRDSFDDLYQERWKGERHALWGEQLSQAMLKHMLHATTMNRDGDAAAREGSVDFDAFDAGPDVASGGAGGGPDRAATDGGPDRVGSTSDRRSDGGIEGETDADS
- the glpB gene encoding glycerol-3-phosphate dehydrogenase subunit GlpB encodes the protein MPIREDVLVVGGGLAGSFAALAAAESGASVRLLSHKKSTLRQASGLIDVLGYVDGEGPHADPFAAMAELSDDHPYSVVGEEAVREGLRLFDEAVGDAYRGGHTETNALVPTHGGTVKPTARYPESVAPGLASIDGDALFVGFESLTDFEAPLAADHVAASGVPFNVRGATLRFPMAFRADAKVTRYARALDKNERVDGTGVRRALAEAVKEELDGEARVGFPAMLGDDHAEEVRRDLSDRLGAAVFEIPTGPPSLLGLTLEDILFDALDDAGVRMSVGNPVVDYEATDGRVDVVYVDQKHKRVPYHAEEFVLATGGLVGKGIRSNRERVEEPVFGLHVPHPDDRYEWSESAAFGDHAFARFGVVPDGEMRPTTERGEPQFENLRAAGGVVGGANTARENSASGVSLATAAVAGTRAGEEARR